The Candidatus Methylomirabilota bacterium genome has a window encoding:
- a CDS encoding prephenate dehydrogenase/arogenate dehydrogenase family protein: MIRTLAIVGVGLLGGSVAKAARAGALARSIVGVGRDRARLEAALRDGAIDRVTTDLEAGVGGADFVLLAAPVLAIEALLERVWRAAADGATLTDVGSTKAAIVRRAEGLAAGRPLAFVGSHPMAGSEKSGYGVARPDLFQGALVLVTPTDRTEPRALKAVTGFWEALGARVDALEPEAHDAAVAAISHLPHAVADALMDAVARSAPEALGFAARGFKDMTRIAASDPDMWADIFVANREAVGRSLDAFRRALDELARAIAGGSRDELRARLARVKAAREALR; the protein is encoded by the coding sequence GTGATCCGGACGCTCGCGATCGTCGGCGTGGGCCTGCTCGGAGGCTCGGTCGCCAAGGCGGCCCGGGCCGGCGCGCTCGCGCGCTCGATCGTGGGCGTGGGCCGCGACCGCGCGCGCCTCGAGGCGGCGCTGCGCGACGGGGCGATCGACCGCGTCACCACCGACCTCGAGGCGGGGGTGGGCGGCGCCGACTTCGTCCTGCTCGCCGCGCCGGTGCTGGCGATCGAGGCCCTGCTCGAGCGCGTCTGGCGCGCGGCGGCCGACGGCGCGACGCTGACCGACGTGGGCTCCACGAAGGCGGCCATCGTCCGCCGCGCCGAGGGGCTCGCCGCGGGGCGACCGCTCGCGTTCGTGGGCAGCCACCCCATGGCCGGCTCGGAGAAGAGCGGCTACGGCGTGGCGCGCCCCGACCTCTTCCAGGGCGCGCTCGTGCTCGTGACGCCCACCGATCGGACCGAGCCGCGGGCGCTCAAGGCCGTGACGGGGTTCTGGGAGGCGCTGGGCGCCCGCGTCGACGCGCTCGAGCCGGAGGCGCACGACGCCGCGGTCGCCGCGATCAGCCACCTGCCGCACGCGGTCGCCGACGCGCTGATGGATGCGGTCGCGCGCTCGGCGCCGGAGGCGCTCGGGTTCGCCGCGCGGGGCTTCAAGGACATGACGCGGATCGCGGCGTCCGATCCGGACATGTGGGCCGACATCTTCGTCGCGAACCGCGAGGCGGTCGGGCGGAGCCTCGACGCCTTCCGCCGGGCGCTCGACGAGCTCGCGCGCGCGATCGCGGGGGGCTCCCGCGACGAGCTCCGCGCGCGGCTCGCGCGCGTCAAGGCCGCGCGGGAGGCGCTCCGGTGA